A part of Drosophila subpulchrella strain 33 F10 #4 breed RU33 unplaced genomic scaffold, RU_Dsub_v1.1 Primary Assembly Seq18, whole genome shotgun sequence genomic DNA contains:
- the LOC119559149 gene encoding uncharacterized protein K02A2.6-like codes for MRRVPTALEHKVNAKLEEALKFDIIEPVTGPSAWISPVVIVFKECGDIRMCLDMRRANKAIKRENYPLPTFDSLMTKLKNAKYFSRLDLKNAYHQLELDVASREITTFITHRGLFRYKRLLFGVNSAPEIFQRLMEEMLAQCPNAINYIDDVIVFGNTLEEHDMALSAVKDVFVGRNVMLNEEKCVWRTTKLKFLGHILSDKGIEADPGKIEIIQNFREPKNKEEVRSFLGLVTYVGKFIPDLADTTEPLRGLLKLNEKFIWGEAQKLAFKQLKEKVSVVPMLSYFTLTDRTKLIADASPVALGAVLVQLDKDKIPRIISFASKSLSEVEKRYSQTEKESLALVWAVEKFYFYLIGLEFDLVTDHKPLEAIFKPTSRPPARIERWLLRLQSYRFRVVYKPGKENIADSLSRLSQETESNSFDWQGEKNIFHIVSNSIPVSLSISEIAESSTHDEGIMDAMTCLKEDSWKLATSSPFYPFRFEVSTLGNLLLRGTKIVIPKNLRRKVLELAHEGHPGETAMKRRLRSKVWWPRMDREAEEFVKTCRSCILVSAPVRPAPMKRHSFPNGPWKCLATDLLGPLPNGEYILVLIDYYSRYMEYKITRSITSKIIINEMEEIFARLGFPQTLTADNGRQFISAEFKEFCTTNGIELRTTPPYWPQANGEVENMNKSLVKRLKIAYASRSNNKKELQKFVLMYNVTPHSTTGAAPTQLMYNRTIRDKIPGIEDISDQDVDSEERDRDMCQKEKGKKLTPTFDPTVYEVTSRDGDVVQVTGNGKSYTRNASHLKKVESSAAVQPEKGQSTKRTDESFPAKPIDAELTSQMPQGGLKLRLQKKGEMWEPVSADRDSSPTRDT; via the exons ATGAGGCGAGTCCCGACGGCGCTGGAGCACAAGGTAAACGCAAAACTAGAGGAAGCCCtaaaatttgatattatagAGCCGGTAACTGGGCCGAGCGCTTGGATATCGCCAGTGGTCATCGTGTTTAAAGAATGTGGAGATATTCGAATGTGTTTGGACATGCGCAGAGCCAATAAGGCCATAAAAAGGGAAAATTATCCTCTCCCGACGTTCGACTCATTGATGACCAAATTGAAGAACGCTAAATACTTTTCTCGGCTTGATCTAAAGAACGCCTATCATCAACTTGAGCTTGACGTTGCGAGCCGGGAGATAACGACATTCATTACACATCGTGGGCTGTTCAGGTATAAGAGGTTGCTATTTGGAGTGAACTCAGCTCCGGAGATTTTCCAGAGGCTTATGGAGGAGATGCTGGCACAGTGCCCAAATGCCATAAACTATATTGACGATGTTATAGTTTTTGGCAATACCCTCGAGGAGCACGACATGGCGCTGAGCGCGGTGAAAGATGTTTTTGTGGGCCGTAATGTGATGCTCAACGAGGAGAAGTGTGTTTGGCGGACAACTAAGCTGAAATTTCTTGGTCATATCCTCTCTGACAAGGGGATTGAGGCGGATCCAGGCAAGATTGAGATAATACAAAACTTTAGAGAACCCAAAAATAAGGAAGAGGTCCGCAGCTTTTTGGGTTTGGTCACGTATGTTGGAAAGTTTATACCAGACTTGGCGGATACGACAGAGCCATTGAGAGGATTGCTCAAATTGAACGAGAAATTCATATGGGGTGAGGCGCAGAAGTTAGCTTTTAAACAATTAAAGGAAAAGGTTTCGGTAGTCCCCATGCTGTCCTATTTTACCTTGACTGATCGGACTAAGTTGATTGCGGACGCTAGTCCGGTAGCGTTAGGAGCGGTATTGGTGCAACTAGACAAAGATAAAATTCCCCGTATTATCTCGTTCGCCAGCAAGAGTTTATCGGAGGTAGAAAAAAGGTACTCTCAAACAGAAAAGGAAAGTCTCGCGTTAGTCTGGGCGGTagaaaagttttatttttatttgatcgGACTAGAATTTGACCTAGTAACAGACCACAAACCTCTGGAGGCTATATTTAAGCCCACTTCCAGACCTCCAGCCCGCATCGAAAGGTGGCTTCTACGCCTACAATCTTACCGTTTCCGAGTCGTGTATAAGCCAGGAAAAGAAAACATCGCAGACTCATTGTCGAGACTGTCCCAGGAAACCGAGTCAAACTCATTCGATTGGCAGGGggagaaaaacatttttcatatCGTCTCAAATTCAATTCCAGTTTCGTTATCAATCTCAGAGATAGCAGAAAGTAGTACTCATGATGAGGGGATAATGGATGCAATGACGTGCCTAAAGGAGGATTCGTGGAAGCTAGCTACATCGAGTCCATTCTATCCGTTTCGATTTGAAGTGTCGACGCTCGGTAATTTGCTGCTAAGAGGAACAAAGATAGTGATTCCGAAAAATCTGCGACGGAAAGTGTTGGAGTTAGCACATGAGGGTCACCCAGGCGAGACTGCAATGAAGCGGCGACTCCGATCGAAAGTATGGTGGCCACGAATGGACAGAGAAGCTGAAGAGTTCGTTAAAACCTGTCGTAGCTGCATTTTGGTGTCTGCTCCGGTACGTCCGGCCCCAATGAAGAGGCACTCGTTTCCAAATGGCCCATGGAAGTGTTTGGCAACCGATCTGTTAGGCCCGCTACCAAACGGAGAATACATTTTGGTACTAATCGATTATTACTCTCGATATATGGAGTACAAAATAACGAGGAGCATCAcatcaaaaattataataaacgAGATGGAGGAAATTTTCGCAAGGCTAGGTTTTCCCCAAACATTAACAGCGGACAACGGTCGCCAGTTTATAAGCGCGGAATTCAAAGAATTTTGTACAACAAACGGGATCGAGTTGCGTACAACTCCTCCATATTGGCCACAAGCGAACGGCGAGGTGGAGAATATGAATAAATCGCTGGTTAAACGTCTCAAAATCGCATATGCGAGTAGAAGTAACAATAAGAAGGAGTTGCAAAAGTTCGTTCTTATGTATAATGTAACACCGCATAGTACAACGGGTGCAGCTCCAACCCAGCTGATGTACAATCGGACGATTCGAGATAAAATTCCCGGAATTGAGGATATTTCGGATCAGGATGTGGACTCGGAGGAAAGAGATAGGGACATGTGCCAGAAAGAAAAAGGGAAGAAG CTAACACCAACGTTCGATCCAACGGTTTACGAGGTGACCAGCAGAGACGGTGATGTGGTCCAGGTAACCGGAAATGGGAAGTCGTATACCAGGAACGCCAGTCACCTCAAGAAAGTCGAATCCTCTGCTGCAGTTCAGCCGGAG